The following proteins are encoded in a genomic region of Oreochromis aureus strain Israel breed Guangdong linkage group 8, ZZ_aureus, whole genome shotgun sequence:
- the LOC116321945 gene encoding D(1)-like dopamine receptor, whose product METFYNDTRNQRQDQSQHPVVTAAADSPAHGSDLSLRALTGCVLCVLIVSTLLGNALVCAAVIKFRHLRSKVTNAFVISLAVSDLFVAVLVMPWRAVSEVAGVWLFGRFCDTWVAFDIMCSTASILHLCIISMDRYWAISSPFRYERRMTRRFACVMIGVAWTLSVLISFIPVQLNWHRAGAQNATDPGDCNASLNRTYAISSSLISFYIPVLIMVGTYTRIFRIARTQIRRISSLERGCRAAHRRRRASAHEESSLKTSFRRETKVLKTLSVIMGVFVFCWLPFFVLNCMVPFCRLERLRAPPCVSDTTFSVFVWFGWANSSLNPVIYAFNADFRKAFSTILGCSRYCATSAVEAVDFSNELASYHHDTTLQKEACAAPAELERDFDKVSATSGDSRNRRNLLLPAILRHECEAEISLDMMPFGHDAPADCYAIPGQVQDL is encoded by the coding sequence ATGGAGACTTTTTACAACGACACGCGGAACCAGCGGCAGGACCAGAGCCAGCACCCGGTGGTCACGGCGGCAGCGGACAGCCCCGCGCACGGGAGCGACCTCAGCCTCCGCGCGCTCACCGGATGCGTCCTGTGCGTCCTGATCGTGTCCACGCTTCTGGGGAACGCGCTGGTGTGCGCCGCCGTCATCAAGTTCCGCCACCTGCGCTCCAAAGTCACTAATGCCTTCGTCATCTCTTTGGCCGTGTCCGACCTGTTCGTGGCCGTGCTCGTGATGCCGTGGAGGGCCGTGTCCGAGGTGGCCGGTGTCTGGCTGTTCGGCCGCTTCTGCGACACGTGGGTGGCGTTCGACATCATGTGCTCCACGGCCTCCATCCTCCACCTGTGCATCATCAGCATGGACCGCTACTGGGCCATCTCCAGCCCGTTCCGCTACGAGCGCAGGATGACGCGCAGGTTCGCGTGCGTGATGATCGGCGTGGCGTGGACGCTGTCTGTGCTTATCTCCTTCATCCCCGTGCAGCTCAACTGGCACCGCGCGGGCGCGCAGAACGCCACGGACCCGGGGGACTGCAACGCGAGCCTGAACCGCACCTACGccatctcctcctccctcaTCAGCTTCTACATCCCCGTCCTCATCATGGTGGGCACGTACACGCGCATCTTCCGCATCGCGCGCACGCAGATCCGGCGGATCTCCTCGTTGGAGAGGGGCTGCCGCGCGGCACACCGGCGGCGCCGCGCCTCTGCGCACGAGGAGAGCTCGCTGAAGACTTCCTTCCGCCGCGAGACCAAAGTGCTGAAGACGCTGTCGGTCATCATGGGCGTGTTCGTGTTCTGCTGGCTGCCGTTCTTCGTGCTCAACTGCATGGTTCCGTTCTGCCGCCTGGAGCGCCTGCGCGCGCCGCCGTGCGTCAGCGACACCACGTTCAGCGTGTTCGTGTGGTTCGGCTGGGCCAACTCGTCCCTGAACCCGGTCATCTACGCCTTCAACGCCGACTTCCGGAAGGCCTTCTCCACCATCCTGGGCTGCAGCCGCTACTGCGCCACCTCGGCGGTGGAGGCGGTGGACTTCAGCAACGAGCTGGCGTCCTACCACCATGACACCACCCTGCAGAAGGAAGCGTGCGCCGCGCCGGCGGAACTCGAGCGCGACTTCGATAAAGTTTCGGCCACTTCCGGTGATTCCCGGAACCGCCGGAACTTGCTGCTGCCCGCCATCCTGCGGCACGAGTGCGAGGCCGAGATCTCTCTGGACATGATGCCCTTTGGACACGATGCACCGGCAGACTGTTACGCGATCCCGGGTCAAGTCCAGGACCTGTGA